CGACACGAACAAGCCGGTCAGATAGTAATATTCAACACGAAGACCGGTAAGACCTACACCTTGATGGAGGACGAAAAAGCCTATCTAGAGATGGGAGATGACCAGGAAGGCGACGACGACAGACCTAAGGACATGGAGGTCGGTCAGATATTCAAAGACGACACAGGAGAGACCGAGAGACTTCCATCGGAGACGTTGTGGGGCTATACATGCCACCGTTATCGCCATCTCCCCTCGGAGGAGGAGTTCGGTCGGTCGGATATGTGGTATTCTCCCGATCTAGAGGCGGCTATTAAGGTGATATCGGACACCCCTTTAGGCAAGATAACCATGGAGTACAGAGACATCGTCGAGGAATCCCAAAATCCCGAACTTTTCTCCGTCCCAGAGGGATACAAAAGGATAGATTTAGAGTTCTAGGGAGGGCTTTGCCCTCCCTTTTTTTACATAGTTTTTTAGCACCAGCTACTATGACAAGACGCTTTTTAGCGTATAATATGGCTACGGTTCCATCGAGTGAGAGCGACATTGAGAGAAGAGATCTTAAAAGGAGGAGTTATTATGAACCCCAAAGAGGCGTACATAGCCCATATATCCTGTCACCTGCCGGAGAAGAGGCTGACCAACGAAGATCTGGTCAGAGAGTTTAAGGCCTGGACTACCGACAAAATCAAGGCCAAGACGGGGATAGAGGAGAGAAGGATAGCGGAAAAGGAACCGGTCTCCGAGCTGGCCACCAAGGTGGCGGAGAGGTTATTTGAGGAGACCGGTCTTGACAGGGGAGAGGTAGACATGGTGCTCCTGTGTACCGAGACTCCCGACTACATCATGCCGTCCACCGCATGTTTGGTCCACAGAAATCTGGGCCTTAGAAAGGACTGCGGGGCATTCGACTACAACCTGGGGTGCTCTGGATATCTCTACGGCCTCCACATGGCTTCCGCAATGGTACGCTCCGGTATGGCAGATAATATACTCCTTCTGACCGGAGACGTCCTTAGCCGCTACGTAAACCCAGGAGACAAAAGCACCAGGACTATCTTCGGCGACGGATTTACCGCATCCTTGATATCCAGCGAAAGCCAGTCGGGAGGCATAGGTAACTTTGTCCTCGGAACCGACGGGACGGGCTGTGAAAACCTGATAATACCTGCGGGAGGGGCGGTCGAGCCCTGCGACGAGAGCACGAAAGAGGTGTACACCAACAGATACGGTAACTCTCGGACGAAGGAAGACCTCTATATGAACGGACCGGAGGTGTTCTCCTTCGCAGTGAGGGAGGTTCCTCCGGTCGTAGAGAGATGTCTTGAGCTAAACGGCATGACCATGGAAGATGTCGACCTTTTCGTGTTTCATCAGGCCACGGAGATGATGTTGACAAAACTTCGGGACGTTATAAAGATACCGAAGGATCGATTCATAATAGACATAGAGGAGACCGGAAACACCGTCAGCTCGACGATTCCTATGGCTATCAGAAGGGCCACGGAAAAAGGGAGACTGCTGCCGGGAGACAAAGTACTGATCTGCGGTTTTGGTGTAGGCTATTCCTGGGGCGCCACGGTTATCAGGTTCTAACCTACCTTTCGAAAAGACACCTGGAGGCAAAACAGGGCTCACAGGTTAGGTTGACCCCCAGTTTTCTGAAGGCGTTTTCGTCGCCAGGAGAGGGGATGTGGGAGAGATGGACCTCGCATCCCCTCAGTTCCCTCAGTTTCTCCACCGCCTCCGCCGCTACCGGGTTGGTCGTTGCACAGATGCTTAGGGCGGTCATGGTCTCCTCCAGGTCCAGCCCTAACATCTTGTCGCCGAGGACGTCTTTTTTGAGGTATGCCAGTGACTCTATTACGTTGACCGAAAGCAGATCTATACCATCGGGGATGCCCGCAAGGACCTTTACTGCGTTCAGTATAAGGCTGGAGGCGGCGTGAAATAGGTTGGAGTTTTTGCCGGTGACGATTCGGCAGTCCCTTAGCTCCAAAGCGGCCCCAGCGAAGATACCGTCGGCGCCTTTTCCCTTGGTCTGTCCCTCCTTAGCGGCCTCCCGGGCTGGGACCACTACAGACCGATCCTCGGGCTTTACCTCTAACTCCTCCATAAGCAGCCCTACCCTTTGAACCGCTTCCCTCTCAACCGAACCTAGCTGATAGTCGCAGGAATAGCGAAAGTACCTCCTTATAACCTCCTGGCAGGAGGCATCCCTTACGGCCTGGTCGTCGGTTATTCCGAAGAAAATCCTGTTCACACCCATATCCGTAGGAGACCGATAGAGAGAGCTCTCTCCGGTTATCTTCTCCAGTATCCTCCTGAGAAGTGGGAACGCCTCAAGGTCCCTGTTGTAGTTGACCGTCCTCTCATCGTAGGCCTCCAGGTGAAAGTGATCTATGAGGTTTACATCGCCGATATCAGCGGTAGCCGCCTCGTAGGCGACGTTAACCGGATGTTTTAGGGGCATATTCCAGACCGGAAAGGTCTCGAATTTGGCGTAACCGGCTCTAACGCCTCTTTGATGCTCGTGATAGAGCTGAGACAGACAGGTCGCCAGCTTGCCGCTCCCAGGACCGGGAGCGGTGACCACCACTATAGGCCGTTCGGTCTTTATGTGAGGATTGGTCCCATAGCCATCGGGACTAACTATGGTATCGGCATCGGTAGGATAGCCCTTGGTGGAGCCGTGGGTATATACCGATACCCCTCTCATCTCCAGCCGGTTTTTGAACATAACCGCCGCAGGTTGGTCGTTGAACCGAGTTATGACCACCGCTCCTATGGTGATACCTCTCTCGGAGAGATCGTCTATGAGTTTCAGGACGTCCATGTCGTAGGTTATGCCGAAGTCGGCCCGAATCTTTTTTCTCTCTATGTCGCCGGCGTAGATGCAGATAATGACCTCCACCTGATCCTTGAACCTCTCGAGAAGCCTCATCTTTACGTTAGGGTCAAACCCAGGCAGCACCCTTGCGGCATGATAATCGAATATCAACTTACCTCCGAACTCGATATACAGCTTGTTATCGAAACGCTCCATCCTTCGGAGGATAGCGTCGGTCTGTTGCCTCAGATACTCCTCCGTGTCAAACCCTACTCTGTTCATAGTGAAAACACCCCCGGCTATTTTTTCCATCCTTTCGATGATATCACCTAAGCTGGACAAAAGCCAAGGGAGGAGGTTCGATAATCGCCCCTCCTCCCTCGATAACAGTTACATTAGCCCTCTTTCTTTGCCTCTAGCAGGCTATCGATCTTATCCTCCAGAGTAGCTATCCTGTTCAGTAGCGAGCCCTCGTCGTTAAACGGTTGGCCCAATCCCATCCCTCTACCGAAGCGGAAACCAAGGCCGCAACCTCTGCCTCTGCCTCTGCCTCTTCCTCCACCCTGGACGTAGGTTCCAGGGACGCAGCCACCGACACCTCTACCTGTTCCAGGTCCAGCACCTAAAGGTCCAGTTTTATCTCTACCAGCCATGACGACCCCTCCTTGATAATGATTTTCAATATCATCATATGCCGACGAGGCTAGATTGTCAAGGATTACTTCCCTGAAAAATCTAGAGATACATTATCCACAGGTAAATCGTCGCGATCACCATGGACAACAACATGACGGGAAATCCAACCCGGAAAAAGCTACCAAAGGTAATGGGGTGCTCCGTCCTGGAGACCATCCCTGCGACTATAACGTTCGCACTGGCTCCAACGAGACTTCCGTTGCCACCGAGACAAGCACCTAGGGCCAGAGCCCACCAAAGGGGAACTATGTCCATTGAGGACAGGGCTCCGATGCTCTTGATCAGAGGTATCATAGTAGCCACAAAGGGGATATTATCTATAAACGCCGAAGCTATGGCCGAAACCCATAGGACTATCAATGTCGTCATGGCCAGGTTCCCTGAGGTCAGGGAGACCATCTTCTTTGCCAACATCTCGATAACCCCCACCTGTTCCAGCCCTCCGACCAGTATGAACAGCCCTATGAAAAAGAATATGGTACCCCATTCCACCTCTATAAGCACATCTTCGGGGTTCACATCGGCTATAACCATGAGAAGGGCCGCTCCGGCCAAGGCAACGGTGGCCGATTCATATCCCAGAAACTGGTGGAACACGAATCCCATCATCACCAATCCTAGGACCAAAAGGCACTTGAACAGCAGCTTATGGTCCGACAACTCCAGGTTGGGATCCATGGCCATAATCTCTTTCTTCGCTTCTTCTTTCACCTGAAGATGCCTGCCGTACACGACACGACAGATCAAAATCACCGTCACCAGTATCACCAGCGACGGTGGTGCAAGGTGTTCTATGAAGTCGAGAAACCCAAATCCCGTCGCCCCACCTATCATGATGTTAGGAGGATCGCCTATCAAGGTAGCGGTTCCTCCTATATTGGAGGCCAGTATCTCCGGCATAAGGAAATAGACCGGGTTCAACCCAAGGACATCGCATATAACCATAGTCACAGGGGCCACCAGAAGAACGGTGGTTACGTTGTCCAACAGAGCGGAGGATACGGCGGTTAGAATCACGAAAAGCATCATGATACGCCATGGGTCACCTTTGGCCAACTGGGCGGCTTTTATCGCCACATACTGAAAGACACCTGTCCTTTTAGTAATCGTGACTATAAGCATCATCCCTACGAGCAAAGTCAAGGTGTTAAAGTCAACCGATGCGATAGCCTCGTCCTGAGAAAGAATACCGAGGATCAACATCAAACAGGCTCCTGCAAGTGCGACGGAGATCCTATTGAGCTTTTCCGCTACGATCATACCGTAAGTCACGACGAATATAGCCGTAGCCGCTATAACGTGAATCTGGAGGGACATGCTCAGTCCTCCACCGAAGAGGGATTTTTGCCGGTAATACAGAAAGGTTCGGTCTCGAAATAGACCCTCTGGCTATGGTCCCTTATGGTATCAAAAGTCCCGTGAAGATCGGACAGGGACTTTTTGAGTTTAGCTATGTCCTCCGGCTTGATGTCGTAATACAGACAGATAGAATCGAGCCTTTTGGATAGAAATCGAAGATCGGAGTTCATGTCTATCAGTTCCTTGAAGTGACTTGAACGAGCCAGCTGACGAATCTGGGCTATGTCGTTTTTTATGGACTCGACTACGTCCCTCTCGGTATCGAAGGTACCGGCGGGCTGGGGATAGGGTTTTACCCGCTCCAGAAAGAACTGCCCCTTTCTGTTGAGGTTATACACGTACTTTATCTTGAGGCCCTCCACCTCAAAGCGTATATAGCACAAGAACGAGTTTATCACCTCGATCTTAGCTCCCATCTGTTTCAATCGCATTTCCTGTGTGCTCAGCTCGGCCTTTAGATAGGGCCTAGGACCTCTTTCGATCCGTTTCGTGTGCCTCTCCGGCATTAACCTTCGCCTCCTAGTGATTTCCAAACCGGAGGGCCCCTATTGGGGTCGCGGCAAGGTGCATTATAAGATCTCTTGAAAATACTTGTAAGCGAAAAACCAGATGTATTTTCAAGAAACGGGATGCATGATACCACCGAAAGAGGTCGCTGTGAACCTCCCAGGATAAAAGTCGTTAAATCTCCTAGCTACTGAGGCTCAACCGCCTAACTTAGTCATAGACAGAAACACCGCCACCAGATAGGGATCGAACTGTGAGCCCGAACAACTCTCTATCTCCTCCAACGCCTCCGGGAGAGGTCTGGCCTTTTGATAGGGACGATCGTGGGTTATTACGTCGAAAGAATCGGCTATCGCCAAAATTCTGGATAACACAGGAATACCCTCCCCTTCCAATCCGTTAGGATATCCGGTCCCATCCCATCTTTCGTGATGGGCCAGGATCTCGTCCGCTACGGAGGAAGTCTCGGAGGAAGTGGCTCTGGCTATACGATAGCCTACTTCGGGGTGCCTTTTGATAACCGCCCATTCGGAGTGATCCAGAGACCCCTCTTTCATCAATATCTCCGACGGAACGGCTATCAACCCTACATCGTGGAGCCTGGCTAAAAGCTCCAGCCTCCCGACCTCATCGTCGGACATATCGAGAGCATAGGCGAAAGATCTAGCGAGCTCGGTCACCCTGACGATATGGTCGGCGGTTTCGGAGGTCCTCTCTCTCAATATGCTTTCCAGCGAATCCAAAATAGAGGACCTCCATGAGGCCCCTGCAAGGATCTTCCTCTGATACATCATATCCTCTGCTCGCTTCAGGGCTCCCTCAAAACCGTCCTCTAGATCCTCCATAACGGCGGTCCCTATGGTAAGGCTGGGAGCTAAGGCCCCTTGATCGAGCTTTTCCTCGGAACAGGAAAAACGCCGGTCTATCCTCTTCGATATTTTAGACAACACCCCTCGATCGGTCCGGGGAAAAAGGGCTATAAACTCGTCCCCTCCCCAACGGATAACCACGTCCTTTTCCCTACAGGAACCTTTAAGCATGGCTCCAGCCTCCCTGAGGAGGGCGTCTCCTGAAGAATGTCCAAAGGCGTCGTTAGTCAGCTTGAGCCCGTTGACGTCACCCATCACTATGCCTATGGGGAGGTTTTCCTGGATGAAAAAGGTATCCCTTATTTTTTCCATGTAGTTTCTATTAAATAAACCTGTCAAAGGATCGTTGAAAGTAAGCTTTTCGATTTTTTTCACCGCACTGACCTGATCGGTTATATCCATCCCTATGGAGAGTATTTCCTGAATTTCCCCGGCATGGTCCCTTATAGCCGAGTTATTCCATTTTATGGTCCGCCTGTCCCCTCCGAAAACCCTTATAAGGCTTTCCACGTTTTCCTCAAAATCGGAGAATCCCTTTGAGAGGCTTTCAAAATAGCCTCTGACAACCTCTTTTTCCTCCGAGGGGACGGCGATGTCGAACCAGCACCTCCCCAGCAGGCTGTTTCTAGGGTATCCCAGGATGGACGACCCCTTCTCGTTTATCTCTATTATCTTTCCGTTCATATCGAGGACGAGAAAGAAGGCACCTGCCATGGAGAGATACTTTTCCGTCTTCTCCTTCGACAGCTTTAGCTCGTTTACAACCGTCACTCTCTCAAGGTAGCGAGCGAGCCATTCGGAGGCCATGGAGACCAACTTTCTCTCCTGATCCCTGAACACCGATCCACCGTCGACGGTCCCGGGCAAAGCGACCTCGACGGAGACGGAAGGTCTACCGGGAACGGAATAATATCCTATGAACCTGTCTGAATCGTGCTCAAACAGCCTTCGATCCCCAGCCCCAACCTGAGCGATAACCTGACAACGGTCCTTGAAGGGCATAGCCTCTTTTACCGTTAACTCCACCTGGCGACAGAGCAGCTCGACGTCGTCGCACACTCCCTCAAAAAGGTGAAAAAGACGGTGAAGGCAGTTAAGCTGCCTGGTCCTGTCCTCCAGCTGCCTGGCGACCACAACGGTCTCGGAGATATCCCTTATCATGGAAAACATACAGGACCTACCTCTGAAGATTATCGGCAGGGAGTAAACCTCCACATCTCTGACATCGCCGGAGGATATCCTGTGACGAAACCGAAAGAAGTTCTGAGCTCTCTCTCTGGCGATTCGGATCTCGCCCTCGACCTCTTCTCTGGAAAGGCAGTTTATATCGAAAACCGACATAGACAGAAGTTTTTCCCTGGGATAACCGTAGAAGAAGACAGTCGCGTGGTTGCAACCGAGGATTGCTCCCGTCTCCGAGTCTAAAATCATAACCATAGAGGGGAAATTGTCTATAAAAACAGCCAAACTCTCTTCGTCATCGAAAAAAAACTGGTCCACAGGTTACCCCCCTTTCGGAAAAACCACACACAAAAGATTCCGACAATACCCATCTCCTCAATGATACAACATAAAGAGCAGTTTAAACAGGTCTATAGATATTTTAGACCCACAGAGCTCCGAAGGCGGAGAGGAGACAGGCGGTCAGCAGGGCGATATAAAACCTGAGCTTTCCTGTGTGTAGCTGACGCAAAAACCCGAGAGGCCACGAAAGTAGCCTGGAGGCAGGGGACATAAGGTCCTCTACATCAGGCACATGGCCCTCTCTGGGACAGAAGAGACCGGGAAAGAAGGAGAAGACCCCTACTCCAGCGATAATCGGTATAGATCCTCCTAACAGCCCCCTCTCCGTCCATAGAGCTCCAAATCCCTGAGGAAAGAAGGGCATCAGATGGGGAAATAGGCCGAAAAACAGCGTAGCCAGAGCCATAGCGGCCATCGCGATCAAGTGATAAGGCTTCAAAACCCCCACAGGCTGGCTCCCAGGCCTGGTCGGTCTGGCTGGGCGAATAAAGCCGTAATAGCAGAACTTACAAAAAGACAGGGTTGTACCTATTCCGGCGAGCTGGAGAGCCCATATAGCTTTAGGGTAGGGGTAAAGGGAGGCTTTCATAAGGACCTTGGAGGCATAGCCGCTTGTACCGGGAAATCCGGCTATCGCCGTAGCTCCGACGATAAACAGGGCAAAAAGCAGGGGAAGGTCCCTGGCCGCTCGGCCTAGGAGACCGAGATCCCTGGTGCCGTAGACCTTTTCCAGGCTACCGGCGCCCATAAACAGAAGTCCTTTAAATAGACCGTGGGCGACGAGGTGAAAAAGGGCGGCCGCTCTCCCTAGATCGGTACCGGTGCCTAGAGCGGCGACCATAAAGCCCAGCTGGCTAAAGGTGTGATAGGCCAGCAATCGCTTCCCGTCGTGTTGCATAAGGGCCTGAGAAACCCCGTAAAGCGCCATTAAGGACCCCAAAAAGACCAGTCCCGGGGAAGGACCGTCTATGAGGCGAATTAGGCCGTATATGCCTATTTTCACCGAGTAGCCCGATAGCAGGGCACTGGCTTCCGTCGGAGCCTGACTGTGGGTTCTAGGTAGCCAGAAGTGAAGACCGGGAAAAGCGGCTTTGACCCCAAGCCCTAAGAGGAAAAAGGGCAAGGCCCTTCCCGGCACAGGGCCTACGGCAGGCAGGCCGGAAAGGGAGGCCATAGCGGTGGCCATGAGGAGCAAAGAACCTCCGGCTATCTGGGTATAGAGGTAGAACCGGGCGGTGGGCCTGTCCTTCTCCCCTACGGAGAAAGCCAAAGCGAGGGAGGATAGCTCCAAAAAGACGGTGAACACCAGCCAGTTCGAGGCCAGACAGGCGAGGCAGGCGAAGAGACAGAAGGTCCAAAGAGGAGCGGATCTCACAGGGGAGCGGTCTCCTCTGTACACCATGGCACAGATCGTCATGAATATAGCCAGAAAAACCATAGTGAGGGAGATCGTGTCGTAACGAAATATCATTATCGGCAAGTTCCTTCCTTATCGTCTAATGGGAACCTCTAAAAACTCACCGTTGAGTCCCCTCGGAGAGACCGTCCCGCCTACGCCCTGTTTCGCCCAATCGTACACTCGACCTGCCTGTTCCGTACGAACCGCCTCGGAGGGCACGTCCTGTGCCCCCTCGGCTTTGGGCGACGTCCTGTCGCCCCATTCGTACTACACTACGGCATGTCGAGTATACGGGCTCAAATGGGCTACGTCGGAACGATCTCTCCGAGGATCGGAGTTTCCAGAGGTCCCTTAACATATATTAGCGACAAAAATGAATTGCGCTTATCACCGCCAGGGCCATCGATACCAAAACGAAGAGATAGACGACGAGGCTTCCTGAGTGCCTTTTTCTCAACTTTAGCGCAAAGCCAAAAGCAAGCTCTTGAAAAAAAGGAAAGAGATCCTCCATGTCTTTAGGCCTTTTTCCAGGCCTGAAGGGCACCGGAATCAAGGTAAAGATCGTAAGCCCCAATAAGGCGGGCAGGGCGGACTGCACAGAGTAATCTATAACACCCCAAGGTGGAATAGCCCCCACAAGCAGCAGGACAAGACAGACAAGGGCCATGGAGTAACCTACGTAACAGGCCAAACTCCCTTCGGTATGGAGCCCTTTCTGACTCGAGAAAGGGCTTAAAAAACCGTAATATGCCATTTTACAAAGAGAAATAGAGGTCCCGACACCGGAAATGGTAAGGGCCATAAGCACCGGTCCATATCCCTCTAGGGACTGTTTTACAAGCCCCTTGCTCCATCCTCCGGCGGTAAGAGGGAATCCGACCATCGACAGAGCTCCCAAGAGAAAAAGGAAAAACATCCACCGATGCCTCTCCACCGTCCTTCCGGTCAGCCCTAAATCGTCGGTGCCCCATATTTTTTCCAAACCTCCAGCGGAGAAAAAAAGAAGCCCTTTCGCCAGGCCGTGGGAGACGATATGGGCCATAGCGGCGAACCTGCCTAGCTCGGTCCCTGTGGAGATAGCGGCTACTACAAAGCCAACCTGGCTCAATGTGCTGTAGGCCAGAAGCCTCTTGGATTCCCTCTGCAAGGGGCCCATGATAGCCCCAAAAACCGCCATAAAAGCCCCTAGCCCCATAAGGACAGGAGAGGCGGACTGTACTATACGGAAAAACCCGTATAGCCCCATCTTTACCGCACAGCAGGAGGAAAGAGCGCCTACCTCCGCAGGGGCTCCGCTGTAAGTTCCGGGAAGCCAGAAATGAAGGCCAGGTAGGGCCGCTTTTATACCTAGCCCAAGGAGAAAAAAGGGGTAAACAGACTCAGGGACGGGGCCCATAGGGATTGAAAAACCCTGTCCGGATCCGAGGGCGATACCTACCATAAGGAGCCCTCCTCCTGTCAACTGGGTGTAGAGGTAGAATCTCCCGGCCCTCCAATCCTTCTCCCCTACGATCAAAACCAGAGCAAAGGAGGATAGCTCCATAAAGACCACGAACAAAAGCCAGTCCTCAGTAAAGGCGGATAGACAGATAAAAACGGAGAACATCCAAGGATTGAGAGACAGCAAGAGGCTTCGTCGCCCCCGATATAAAGAGACACAAAAGGTCATAAATATAGCGAGGGAAGCCATGACGACAGAGAGGGCATCGGCTCTAAAGGGCATATAAAGCACCTACTCGCCGAAAACTACGGTTCGATAAGCCTCTCCGTCCAGTGCCGATTCTCCTATGGAAAACAGGACATCTCTGGCCCCAGGGATAAGAGGCACCAGTGCCAGCAGAACGCAGAGAACCGACAGCAGAGCTATAAGCCCACCGGAAACAGGCCTGGGCCTATGGTGAGGGACGGGGGTCTCAGAGGGGGAGAAAAACGCCCTCAGCACCTTGAGGTAATATGCCGTGGACACCACCGTTCCAGCCACTATAGCCAGAGCCGGGAGGATATGGCCATCTCTCGTCGACGCGAGAAGTAAAAACCACTTGCTCATAAAACCGCTGAAGGGAGGAATGCCCGCCAGAGAGACGGCAAAAAGGGCGAAAGCCGCTACGAAAAGGGGCCTGTGGGCCCATAGCCCTCTCATGTGGGAGATATCCCTGCTGGCCCGGTCCTCCGCTAAGACTCCGGCGACGAGGAACAACCCCATTTTAGCGGTCATGTGGTTAAAGCTGTGATACACCGCAGCGGATATGCCTAAGGCGGAGCCACACCCTACTCCGATGAGGATAGTTCCTATCTGAGCCACTGTGGAGTAGGCCAGAAGCCTCTTTATGTCCTCCTGTTGGAAAGCCATAAGGTGTCCGAGGATTAAGGACAAAGTTCCAAAGAAGAGGATTACCGAAAAGACCTCCCCGATAACGGGGAAAAACAGCAAAGAGGATATCCTTATCAGGGCGTAGACCGACGCCTTCACCAACACGCCGGAGAGCAGGGCACTGACGGGAGTATGGGCTGAAGAGTGGGCGTCAGGCAACCAGAAGTGGGTCGGGGCGGTTCCGCTCTTGACGAAAAGCCCGACCACCAGACAACCTCCTATGACCGACAGAGTTACAGGGGGAACAGAACCTATGAGCTGAGATAATACAGCCATATTGAGCTGTCCTGTGGCCATGAAAGTATAGGCTATGCCCATAAGGAGGAACATAGCCCCTACAGTACCGAATATGAGGTACTTAAAGCTCGCCTCCATCGCCTGCCATGACCTGGGAGGATAGGAGACCAGAAGGTAGGCCGCTACGGAGAATATCTCGAAAAACACGAACATATTGAACAGGTCCCCGGTGAGGATTATGCCGTTCACCGCCCCCCAATTGAGAAAGAAAAGCACGTAAAATCTCCAAGGGGAAAAGCCAAAGGACTCCATAGAGCATGCCAGAGAGATAGGAACCCCTACCGCTGCCAGAATGAGAAAGATCCCTGAGAGTCGGTCTACCACCAGGGAGATGCCGAGCTCCGGGCCCCAGCCTCCTAATGTGACGGAGACGCCACTCCAGCCGGAGAGGGCCACGGTGAGAGATATAAGGGAACAGACTAAAGCGGAACCGATAATCGCAGGACCAACGGTTTTCCTTTTGGACAGGTGAAGGAGAGGGACAAAAAAACCCACAGAAAGAGGGGCTATTATAGCCAGGACAGGGTTCATCCTCTGAGTCCTCTGATTTTATCGACATCTACGGTCCCATAATGACGATGGATTTTTATTATGTAAGCAAGGGCGAGAGCGACGTCGCTGGCCCCTATCACTATGGCGGTCAACGTAAAAGAGTGGGGAAGGGGATTTACCGATCCCCCTGCCATAGGCAGCAGAG
The uncultured Dethiosulfovibrio sp. genome window above contains:
- a CDS encoding HD domain-containing phosphohydrolase translates to MDQFFFDDEESLAVFIDNFPSMVMILDSETGAILGCNHATVFFYGYPREKLLSMSVFDINCLSREEVEGEIRIARERAQNFFRFRHRISSGDVRDVEVYSLPIIFRGRSCMFSMIRDISETVVVARQLEDRTRQLNCLHRLFHLFEGVCDDVELLCRQVELTVKEAMPFKDRCQVIAQVGAGDRRLFEHDSDRFIGYYSVPGRPSVSVEVALPGTVDGGSVFRDQERKLVSMASEWLARYLERVTVVNELKLSKEKTEKYLSMAGAFFLVLDMNGKIIEINEKGSSILGYPRNSLLGRCWFDIAVPSEEKEVVRGYFESLSKGFSDFEENVESLIRVFGGDRRTIKWNNSAIRDHAGEIQEILSIGMDITDQVSAVKKIEKLTFNDPLTGLFNRNYMEKIRDTFFIQENLPIGIVMGDVNGLKLTNDAFGHSSGDALLREAGAMLKGSCREKDVVIRWGGDEFIALFPRTDRGVLSKISKRIDRRFSCSEEKLDQGALAPSLTIGTAVMEDLEDGFEGALKRAEDMMYQRKILAGASWRSSILDSLESILRERTSETADHIVRVTELARSFAYALDMSDDEVGRLELLARLHDVGLIAVPSEILMKEGSLDHSEWAVIKRHPEVGYRIARATSSETSSVADEILAHHERWDGTGYPNGLEGEGIPVLSRILAIADSFDVITHDRPYQKARPLPEALEEIESCSGSQFDPYLVAVFLSMTKLGG
- a CDS encoding DUF1846 domain-containing protein encodes the protein MNRVGFDTEEYLRQQTDAILRRMERFDNKLYIEFGGKLIFDYHAARVLPGFDPNVKMRLLERFKDQVEVIICIYAGDIERKKIRADFGITYDMDVLKLIDDLSERGITIGAVVITRFNDQPAAVMFKNRLEMRGVSVYTHGSTKGYPTDADTIVSPDGYGTNPHIKTERPIVVVTAPGPGSGKLATCLSQLYHEHQRGVRAGYAKFETFPVWNMPLKHPVNVAYEAATADIGDVNLIDHFHLEAYDERTVNYNRDLEAFPLLRRILEKITGESSLYRSPTDMGVNRIFFGITDDQAVRDASCQEVIRRYFRYSCDYQLGSVEREAVQRVGLLMEELEVKPEDRSVVVPAREAAKEGQTKGKGADGIFAGAALELRDCRIVTGKNSNLFHAASSLILNAVKVLAGIPDGIDLLSVNVIESLAYLKKDVLGDKMLGLDLEETMTALSICATTNPVAAEAVEKLRELRGCEVHLSHIPSPGDENAFRKLGVNLTCEPCFASRCLFER
- a CDS encoding DUF4412 domain-containing protein translates to MIKKLYIAALIALSLALSPAAGAEFSAEMVVMGPHGTFSSSIFVKGDWQRHEQAGQIVIFNTKTGKTYTLMEDEKAYLEMGDDQEGDDDRPKDMEVGQIFKDDTGETERLPSETLWGYTCHRYRHLPSEEEFGRSDMWYSPDLEAAIKVISDTPLGKITMEYRDIVEESQNPELFSVPEGYKRIDLEF
- a CDS encoding ArsB/NhaD family transporter, with protein sequence MSLQIHVIAATAIFVVTYGMIVAEKLNRISVALAGACLMLILGILSQDEAIASVDFNTLTLLVGMMLIVTITKRTGVFQYVAIKAAQLAKGDPWRIMMLFVILTAVSSALLDNVTTVLLVAPVTMVICDVLGLNPVYFLMPEILASNIGGTATLIGDPPNIMIGGATGFGFLDFIEHLAPPSLVILVTVILICRVVYGRHLQVKEEAKKEIMAMDPNLELSDHKLLFKCLLVLGLVMMGFVFHQFLGYESATVALAGAALLMVIADVNPEDVLIEVEWGTIFFFIGLFILVGGLEQVGVIEMLAKKMVSLTSGNLAMTTLIVLWVSAIASAFIDNIPFVATMIPLIKSIGALSSMDIVPLWWALALGACLGGNGSLVGASANVIVAGMVSRTEHPITFGSFFRVGFPVMLLSMVIATIYLWIMYL
- a CDS encoding ketoacyl-ACP synthase III, which codes for MNPKEAYIAHISCHLPEKRLTNEDLVREFKAWTTDKIKAKTGIEERRIAEKEPVSELATKVAERLFEETGLDRGEVDMVLLCTETPDYIMPSTACLVHRNLGLRKDCGAFDYNLGCSGYLYGLHMASAMVRSGMADNILLLTGDVLSRYVNPGDKSTRTIFGDGFTASLISSESQSGGIGNFVLGTDGTGCENLIIPAGGAVEPCDESTKEVYTNRYGNSRTKEDLYMNGPEVFSFAVREVPPVVERCLELNGMTMEDVDLFVFHQATEMMLTKLRDVIKIPKDRFIIDIEETGNTVSSTIPMAIRRATEKGRLLPGDKVLICGFGVGYSWGATVIRF
- a CDS encoding proton-conducting transporter membrane subunit, producing MIFRYDTISLTMVFLAIFMTICAMVYRGDRSPVRSAPLWTFCLFACLACLASNWLVFTVFLELSSLALAFSVGEKDRPTARFYLYTQIAGGSLLLMATAMASLSGLPAVGPVPGRALPFFLLGLGVKAAFPGLHFWLPRTHSQAPTEASALLSGYSVKIGIYGLIRLIDGPSPGLVFLGSLMALYGVSQALMQHDGKRLLAYHTFSQLGFMVAALGTGTDLGRAAALFHLVAHGLFKGLLFMGAGSLEKVYGTRDLGLLGRAARDLPLLFALFIVGATAIAGFPGTSGYASKVLMKASLYPYPKAIWALQLAGIGTTLSFCKFCYYGFIRPARPTRPGSQPVGVLKPYHLIAMAAMALATLFFGLFPHLMPFFPQGFGALWTERGLLGGSIPIIAGVGVFSFFPGLFCPREGHVPDVEDLMSPASRLLSWPLGFLRQLHTGKLRFYIALLTACLLSAFGALWV
- a CDS encoding DUF5320 family protein gives rise to the protein MAGRDKTGPLGAGPGTGRGVGGCVPGTYVQGGGRGRGRGRGCGLGFRFGRGMGLGQPFNDEGSLLNRIATLEDKIDSLLEAKKEG